DNA from Candidatus Neomarinimicrobiota bacterium:
CAGGAGGAGATACAGTTCCCGCTGAAGATTGACGGCGTCCGCTATTCATCTGACATTCCTGAGCCACAGGATGTCATCGGCCACAGTATCGGTACACGTCACACAAGGCCGCACCAGATCGTTGAATATTTCAACGCCGTAGCTGAAGTGAGCCGGCGAGTCATCGTACGTCAGCACGCCACTACTTGGGAAGGGCGACGTCTGATACATGCCGTCGTAACATCGCCGGAAAACCATAGCCGGCTGGAATCGATTCGTGAGAACAACCTGCGCATGTTTGACTCAGCGGGCGGGATTTCGGACAAGGATCTGGGGACCATGCCGGGAATCGTCTACCTCGGCTATTCAATCCACGGCAACGAGGCCAGCGGCTCGGAAGCGGCTGTTCTTACCCTCTATCATCTGGCGGCAGGACAAGGCAGGGAAATCCGTGACCTACTTGAGCATAATGTCATCCTTATCGATCCAATGCTGAATCCTGACGGGCGTGATAGGTTCGTGGACTGGGCCAACAGCAACCGCAGCAATGTGATCACCTCAGACGGGCAGGATCGGGAACACAACGAGCCGTGGCCGGGCGGACGCACCAATCACTACTGGTTCGATCTCAACCGCGACTGGCTCCCCGCGGAACACCCGGAGTCAAACGGAAGAATAGCGCTCTTCCATCACTGGCAGCCTCAGCTTCTACTCGATTTTCACGAACAGGGGAAAGACGCCAGATACTTCCTCATGCCGGGCATTCCGAGCCGCAACAATCCTAATACGCCCAATGGTGTCTTCGATCTGACCAACAGACTGGCTGATTATCTTGCCCAATCGCTGGAGGAGATTGGAACGATCTATTTCACCAAAGAGCGCTTCGACGATTTCTATTACGGCAAAGGTTCTACCTACCCCGATGTGAACGGCGCTGTGGGAATCTTGTGTGAACAATCGTCGTCCCGTTCCCTTCTGACTGAAACCAGCTCAGGTCTCCTCTCTTATCCCTTTTCCATCCGCAACCATTTTACTACATCATTCGGCACCCTTAGAGGATTCGCTGATATGCGTGTCGATTTCCTGAAACATCAGCGTGATTTTTTCAAGGATGCGGCCGAAACCGCCAAAGGAAATCCTGTAAAGGCTTACGTCATAAGTCTTGACGAGAGACGCACACGAGCACAACTGCTGATTAGGACACTTCAGAAACACAGGGTGCGCATTCACAAGTTGGATCGAAAAGTCACCATCGACAAAAAGATCTATAAACCGGAGAAATCGGTTATCATCCCCATGAACCAGCCGCAGACCCGTTTCATCAAAGCGGTTATGGAGACAGTGACAGAATACCGGGATTCACTCTTTTACGACGTTTCCGCATGGACGCTACCCCTTGCATACGGTGTCCGTTACGGTGCTGTCAGACAGAGTCCGCGAGGCATGATCGGTGACGCCATCGGAGAGATGTCGCTGGATGGCGGTGAACTTATAGGCGGCAAAGCTTCCTTTGCCTACCTCATGTCATGGGACCGCTATTTCGCTCCGCGGGCACTCTACCGCATTCTTGACGCCGGCATCTATCCTTCCGTAGCAAAAGAACCGTTCCAGATGGAGATAGATGGGAAAGTAACTTCGTTTGACAGAGGCACCATTACCATCCCTCTGATTCAGAGGGATGCCGGCAGTAATCTGGAGCCGTCTGATGTCCACGGTCTCATGGAGACAATCGTCCGCGAAGATCACGTCACGGTTTATGCGTTGACCAGTGGTCTTGCCTCAAAGGGGCCTGATCTGGGAAGTCCAGGCAATGCACTGCTGAAAAAACCGGCTGTGGCTGTGCTGTCGGGCCGCGGAACTGGCGCCTATCAGGTGGGAGAGGTGAGACATCTGCTGAACGAGAAGATGAATACGCCGCTGTCACTTCTGGATGCGGAAGCTGTAAAGGGAGCAGATCTGAGGGATTATACCACCCTTGTCCTTGTTAACGGTTCGTATTCCCGTCTCGATTCGACGGCAGCGGCCAAGGTTGGCCGATGGGTGAATGACGGCGGCAACCTCATCGCCTTCGAAGGAGGAGCCAAGTGGGTCGTTGACAACAAGCTCATGGATGAATCTCTGAAAAGTGCCGAAAAGGATACATTGGACATCCCTTACAACAAAATTGCGGCCGCCAGAGGTGCACAGAGAATCGGCGGTTCCATCTTTGAAGCGAAACTCGACATTACCCATCCCGTAGCATTCGGCTACGATGACCGGGTAGCACTGTTCAGGCGCAACACCAACTTCTACAAGAAGTCAGCCAAGCCGGGAGCAAACGTGGGCATCTATACGGACACTCCACTCCTGAGCGGTTACATTTCTGAGGATAACCTGGCGAAGATCGAGGGGACGGCGGCTATCATAGCCCGACGGTCGGGGAGAGGAAGTGTAGTTCTATTCGCTGACAATCTAAATTTCCGCGCTTTCTGGTACGGCACCAACGGGCTGTTCTTGAATGCCGTCTTTTTCGGACAAACATTCTGAGTGTGCGCCCTCTCTTCAGAGAAGAAAGCAAGACGGGGACAAGTCTAAATTACTGCGTCAGACGATAGATCAATATAGCTGCCCGGGTGGTGGTCTTCGGAAGAGATGTCAAATCCAGCCCTTCACTGGAGGAATGTTCACCGAATCCATCGGGACCCATCCCTGCCAGAGAGGCATCCACATGGGGCGCTACGAAAGAGATATCGGCCGCTCCCCTTTTGGCCGGATCAAGTGGTTCCAGTGACCCGTATCCAAGATCGATGTTTACCTTTTCTAACTCATCCAGAAGCGCATAGTTGGCTTCTGTTGGCGCCATGGCGGGATAGCCGTCCTTGAATTCAATTCTGGCCGTCGTACCAGGTAGATTGTTGGACACGATTTCCTCCATCCGTTCCCGTGCACTGCCCAACTGCTCCATGGAAATGGTACGGATACCGCCGTGTACCGTGACTGACTGCGACACTACATTGGTCTTGCCAAAAACGGTTCCGCGGGACGTTACTGGATTGTATGTCACATCAGTCCCACCTACGAATGTACCCGGATTGAAAGTAAGATACTCCTCCCCCACCAATTCTTCCCGGAACGCATTCAGAATCCGCGCCGCTTCGAAGATGGCGCCATAGCCGAGTTTTTCTTTGAATATCTGCGAAGAATGACCTTGCCTGCCGGTGGTGGTTAACATCCACGAGGAGGAACTGCGCCGGGCCACTGTTCCGGTGCTCATACCGTGTGCCCCTTCAAACCCGAGACCGATGTCGGCCCACTTCCCTGCTTCCACCAGTTCCTTGCGCACAATAGATGCAGGCGCACCTAATTTTTCTTCATCGCCAATAAATACCAGCGTCAGGTTCATCTCTTTCAATACGCCGATATGATCCAAGGCTCTCATAGCATAAATCATGGACACATCGCCGCCTTTCATATCCGAGACACCCGGCCCGTAAGCCGTATCTCCGTCTCGAGTAAACTTCTGAAGAGGATGATCCGGTTCAAATACTGTATCCAGGTGCCCGATCAGTACGAGCCTCTTTCCCTCGCCGCCGCGCATTTCGGCGAACAGATGTCCCGCCCGTCTGACGCTGTCCGGGTACGTCACCCAGTGTGTATCAAACCCGAGCTGATCCAGCTCGGTTCTAAAGATCGCGCCCACCGTCTTATTGCCTTCAATATTGAGAGATCCACTATTGATGTTGACCACTTTTGCCAATAGATCAATCGCCTCCTCGGTGTGCTTTTCCACATAATTGCGGATTTTCCTTTCTGTTTTGGTTAGTCCCTTCGAAAAACCGGCCGTGAAAAAGATTAGTACGACCAGCAAGATTGTGACTGCTTTCTTCATTTTTCCTCCTTCTTACCAGCTCCGTAAAGGATTTTGCCAGAGAATACTTCTGTCCTGTTGCCTCCATCAATCACCGGGCGTCCATTCACCAGTACATAGGGGATACCTTCAGGATACCGATGGGGCTCCAGCCATGTGGCTGTGTCGATGACACTGTCCGGATCAAAGACAACTATGTCCGCCCACATCCCTTCTTTGATGAGTCCCCTGTCCTGAAGGCTCAGTCGCTGTGCCGGCAGTGAAGTCATCTTCCGGATTGCTTCCTCCAAGCTGATGACCCCTTCTTCCCTCACGTACCGCCCCAAAACTCTGGGATAGGTGCCATAGCTCCGCGGGTGGGGTTTTGCCGCACCGAACTCGATGGTTGAACCGTCAGAGGCGTGCATTGTGCGCGGATGCTGCATGATCCTCTTGATGTCGTCTTCGTGGAGACAGTGATAGATCCCGCTTCCCTTCCCTGCGTAGACCAACTCCATCAGCACTTCGGCAGCATTGTCCGCAGTAGGCGACATGCCACGCATCTGTGTGATTTCAGCTAAGTTTTTCCCTTCCAGCGATGTGTCCTCCGCATATGACGATACTACGATGCTGGCCGGATCGCCGCCACCGCGGTCGAAGAGTATATTGTTGACGATGGCCTTCTTTATCCTCGCACGGCTCTCCGAATCATCGAGGCGGTTCTTCAGTTCTTCTCTCTCGCCCGCCAGAGACCATGCAGGGAACACCACCGTCAACCCCGTGCTGGTGGCGGGATACGGATACTGATCCACGGTAATGTCCAGTCCTGTTCTCGCCGCCGCATCGATCATCTGAAGCGTTTTTTCACTGCCGCCCCACATGGACTTGCCCACTGCTTTATGATGAGAAATCTGTACCGGAACTCCCGCCTCCGTACCAATTTGGATGGCTTCAGCCACAGACTCAAAGAGTCCCAGCCCCTCTTCACGCATATGGGTGGCATAGAAGCCGCCATAGTCTGCCGCAACCTTTGCCAGTTTGACTACTTCTCCGGTCTTCGAATAGGCTCCGGGAATGTATTTCAGACCGGTAGACATTCCCACCGCACCTTCCGCCATGGCGCGCTCCACCAACTGTTTCATCTGTTCCATTTCTTCAGCCGTGGGTGACCGATCCTCCGCTCCCATCACTTTCTTCCGAACCGTGTTGTGCCCTACCAAAAGGGCAAGATTCAGCGACACACCTGTCCGTTCCACATCTGCAAAATAATCGCCAACAGGATACGGAGAACTTCCACAATTGCCGCCCACCACCGTTGTCACCCCCTGACGGATATAGTTTTCAACATCCGGAAAATCGAGCATCTTCCTTTCGGTGTGAGTATGCATATCTATAAATCCGGGCGACACCACAAGGCCGGTAGCTTCAATAACTCTCTTTGACTTGGAATCTGCGAGAGCGCCGACGCGTGCAATCTTCCCTTTCCTGACGCCAATATCCCCACGGTACCACGGATTGCCAGTACCGTCTACTATAACGCCATTCGAAATGACGAGATCGAAAACTCCCACTGAACTGTCACAACTCAAAAAAAGAATAGCCAGTAGACAGATCGTTGTGACTCCCTTGACAAGTGGCTTTGCTCTCATAATTTATCTACTGTTTGATTTGCCTCAATGAGCTGAACTTCTCTGCTTCCTGCTGGAGATCGGTCATCAGCCTGGCTTTGCGCTGCTCATGGGTTTCCGTCGGCGGATAGAGAGAGCCCTGCCGCACGCCGCTTCCATTAAACTCGCCGGCTAATCTGTAGATCTTGCGACGTACTTTATTTATCTCCTTTGCTGTCGCTTCTACCGAGTCGACAACGGCGGCAAATATCTCCTCCACCTCACCCGACGCCGCAAGCGAGTCATGCTCGACTGTCAACTTTTCACTCCAATCATCAGCTCGCTGTGACAGATCCCAGGCAGATCTCTGCAGCTCCAAGAGTCCGAGAAGGAAGCTTTCACGCTTTCTCCACTGGGAGGGGCGGATATTCATCTCAGGATCAGAGACCACCCGAACCGTCGTTGATGATTCATTCCCGTCAGCAGACAGCACAACCGTGTACTCCCCGGGTCTTACAAAAGGACCGGGTGGATCGACGCTCCGCGGCAGCTCAGGAAGAATCGTCTCTGACTTTACCAGACCTTCCTTCTCTTCATCATCTTCCTCATACGGCGGCGGTTCATGGCGCAGATCCCATACGGCACGGTGAATCACCCCCGCTTCCTCACTGCCAGCTATTCTGCGAATCAACTTTCCCGCCCGATTGTACACAGCTAAGGAGAGGCTGTCCACTGCCTCATAGACGTAATAGTCGATAAGGGCTCCAAAGGGCAGATTTTCTCCCATCCACGCTCCCTGTCCCCTGTACGACGTGTCCTTCCAGTAGTGAAAAATGGTGGCCGGACGAACTGAGAAAAGATGACTATTGGAGCCGGCCGCAACTTTTGACCACTCCGAAAGGGGAGCAATGTCATCGAGAATCCAGATGCTCCGGCCGTGGGTACCCACAATCAGATCATTGTCCCGCGGATGAATCTTCAGATCATCATAGAGGGTGGTGGGAAGATTGGAATCAAACTTTGTCCACCGTTCTCCTCCTGTGGTAGAAACAAAGAGGGCGTGTTCCGTTCCCAGAAAGAGAAGATCAGGATTTGCTGGATGTTCCACGATGACATTCACCGATCCATCTCTGGGCAGCCCTCTGGTGAGCTTTCGCCACGTCTTACCAAAGTTTGTCGTCTTTAAAAGATAAGGTGCAAAATCGCCGTCCCTGTGGGCATCAAGTGCTACATAAGCCACCCCCAGACCGGTGGAAGAAGCGATGATACGACTCACATAGGTCCCATCCCGCACGCCCCGCACGTTGCCGGAAACGTTCGTCCAGCTCCTCCCCCCATTCTTTGATACTTGCACATTGCCGTCGTCAGTCCCCACCCAGAGAATTCTGTAGTCAAGAG
Protein-coding regions in this window:
- a CDS encoding D-aminoacylase, with the translated sequence MRAKPLVKGVTTICLLAILFLSCDSSVGVFDLVISNGVIVDGTGNPWYRGDIGVRKGKIARVGALADSKSKRVIEATGLVVSPGFIDMHTHTERKMLDFPDVENYIRQGVTTVVGGNCGSSPYPVGDYFADVERTGVSLNLALLVGHNTVRKKVMGAEDRSPTAEEMEQMKQLVERAMAEGAVGMSTGLKYIPGAYSKTGEVVKLAKVAADYGGFYATHMREEGLGLFESVAEAIQIGTEAGVPVQISHHKAVGKSMWGGSEKTLQMIDAAARTGLDITVDQYPYPATSTGLTVVFPAWSLAGEREELKNRLDDSESRARIKKAIVNNILFDRGGGDPASIVVSSYAEDTSLEGKNLAEITQMRGMSPTADNAAEVLMELVYAGKGSGIYHCLHEDDIKRIMQHPRTMHASDGSTIEFGAAKPHPRSYGTYPRVLGRYVREEGVISLEEAIRKMTSLPAQRLSLQDRGLIKEGMWADIVVFDPDSVIDTATWLEPHRYPEGIPYVLVNGRPVIDGGNRTEVFSGKILYGAGKKEEK
- a CDS encoding M20/M25/M40 family metallo-hydrolase, whose amino-acid sequence is MKKAVTILLVVLIFFTAGFSKGLTKTERKIRNYVEKHTEEAIDLLAKVVNINSGSLNIEGNKTVGAIFRTELDQLGFDTHWVTYPDSVRRAGHLFAEMRGGEGKRLVLIGHLDTVFEPDHPLQKFTRDGDTAYGPGVSDMKGGDVSMIYAMRALDHIGVLKEMNLTLVFIGDEEKLGAPASIVRKELVEAGKWADIGLGFEGAHGMSTGTVARRSSSSWMLTTTGRQGHSSQIFKEKLGYGAIFEAARILNAFREELVGEEYLTFNPGTFVGGTDVTYNPVTSRGTVFGKTNVVSQSVTVHGGIRTISMEQLGSARERMEEIVSNNLPGTTARIEFKDGYPAMAPTEANYALLDELEKVNIDLGYGSLEPLDPAKRGAADISFVAPHVDASLAGMGPDGFGEHSSSEGLDLTSLPKTTTRAAILIYRLTQ
- a CDS encoding M14 family metallopeptidase, producing the protein MSTFYRTLTSVALLVSLLSSQEEIQFPLKIDGVRYSSDIPEPQDVIGHSIGTRHTRPHQIVEYFNAVAEVSRRVIVRQHATTWEGRRLIHAVVTSPENHSRLESIRENNLRMFDSAGGISDKDLGTMPGIVYLGYSIHGNEASGSEAAVLTLYHLAAGQGREIRDLLEHNVILIDPMLNPDGRDRFVDWANSNRSNVITSDGQDREHNEPWPGGRTNHYWFDLNRDWLPAEHPESNGRIALFHHWQPQLLLDFHEQGKDARYFLMPGIPSRNNPNTPNGVFDLTNRLADYLAQSLEEIGTIYFTKERFDDFYYGKGSTYPDVNGAVGILCEQSSSRSLLTETSSGLLSYPFSIRNHFTTSFGTLRGFADMRVDFLKHQRDFFKDAAETAKGNPVKAYVISLDERRTRAQLLIRTLQKHRVRIHKLDRKVTIDKKIYKPEKSVIIPMNQPQTRFIKAVMETVTEYRDSLFYDVSAWTLPLAYGVRYGAVRQSPRGMIGDAIGEMSLDGGELIGGKASFAYLMSWDRYFAPRALYRILDAGIYPSVAKEPFQMEIDGKVTSFDRGTITIPLIQRDAGSNLEPSDVHGLMETIVREDHVTVYALTSGLASKGPDLGSPGNALLKKPAVAVLSGRGTGAYQVGEVRHLLNEKMNTPLSLLDAEAVKGADLRDYTTLVLVNGSYSRLDSTAAAKVGRWVNDGGNLIAFEGGAKWVVDNKLMDESLKSAEKDTLDIPYNKIAAARGAQRIGGSIFEAKLDITHPVAFGYDDRVALFRRNTNFYKKSAKPGANVGIYTDTPLLSGYISEDNLAKIEGTAAIIARRSGRGSVVLFADNLNFRAFWYGTNGLFLNAVFFGQTF